The segment TCTCCGGTGGTCCTTCTGTCAACCACTACGTCCATGGTTACCAGGCCTTTCCAGGTATGATAACTCGATCTCTTCGGATCAAATAGGCGAAATAGTGTTTATGTTGAGAATTGAGATTGATCAACTTAATAACGATCTTAAAATCGATCTGTTTCACAGTAATTTCTCCAAATTAGTTTGGTACATGACAAAATCAACTACAGAACGTGCGAAACTGTCAATGTGGAATGATCTTACGATCAGACTGTTAAATTCGACGAATTGCACTACTcaatttctatgtttttttatcaattagggtttatgttgAATTTGTGCATTTTGTTATGGTGTTTTCCAGGTTATGCAGTTGCTGAGGGAAGACCTGTAAGGCAGAGGCGCCTTCCATGCTGTGGTATTGGCATAGCGTGGTTATTGTAAGCTTTAATCCTGTTGAATTCAAACAAATCAAATGATCTTGGAGTTGATTTtaagttaatttttttatatatatcagtTTGATCTGATTTTGGGTTTTTGATTTTGAAGGTTCATTATTGGTTTCTTCATGGCTGCAATCCCCTGGTATATTGGAGCATTCATTCTAATGTGTGCCAGATATGATCATCGTGAGAAAcctggatatattgcatgtttaATTGCTGTAAGATCTTCATTCTTCCCCTTCACTCATCATATTTCATATTCTTCACAATCTTTACAAATAGATTCAAGATTGCTAAATCTAACACCCacaatattttttctttttttaaatattttcatttggtttgtgttgtgtttcaggctATTATTGTGACAATTGGTGTGATTTTTGGTGTAACAAGTGATGACTATGATTGGGACTGGTGATCTATCTGAAACAGTAAAGTCAGCTGTACAGACTTAATTAAAAGGATGAATTTCCCTCTAGTGATTCTTACTATATGAAAAAGCATTAATGTCATGAAATTGTGGTTCATTTGTCTTTTATTGTATCTTTTTTAGGTTATTGGTgtatgttatttgttattaatGTATGGTTGTCGCCGTTTCTAGTACTTTTGTTTAAATGCTAAGTTCGAcctatatgtatataattatatATCTCTTATAATAAAAGGTATTGAATCAATGTTGTTCGAGAtaaatatcaatttttttttctatgttactattattactattattattattgttattatgttaATTTAGAAGTAAAAGTCAATCTTTTGTTGGTAAACTAGTGTTATTAGCatattttaatgtaattttaATTACTATCCAGATAGACAGAGTTTGGTTTACTATCTGATATTGGAGTGTGTGGTGCACACTTAAAGTGATAAATATGAACTCAGGAATACAGAACCTCTGGCGGTGGTCGAGTGGTGCCTCGAAACCTAAACAGATTTTGATGGCTAGGCAATGCCTCGAAACCTAAACAGATTTCAATGGTTAGGTAATGCTCCAAAACCTAAACAGATTTCTATAACAGGAAAGAGTTTGAAACTATATTTCCCACCAAAACCAGTTATGACATCATGATAATGTAATAGTTTGTTATGTCTTATGAATACCATTGTAATCACCACTTTGGCGCCAGTTTTGGTGTATAACCACCTTCCTAACCAACTTTTTGGCACCAAGAAGGAAGATAACCAACTACGAATCTTTATTTTCCTTTTAACCAATTTGCTTATATAAAATGAAGATGGATATTTCATGTAAAGGTTACGCTCTTAATACTCAAAAATTCGATTCTTTGCATTTTCGGTCTCTCTCAAAACACATCAAAGCAAAGGTATTATATGTTTCTTAATTTGAATTAGGCTTGTAATTCGAATTGTTTATGTTCTTGGATTATCTCACTTTTGAATTCGTGTACCACAGGCAATAGGGATTAATTATAGGTTTCAGAAAGTATTTGGAAACTCGATCCTATAAATTATCCAAGTGTTAATTGTTATTATGATACCTTATATCTAACTTCTTTTTCATCTCATCAGAACATCATTGCTATAACCAATTAAAGCAGCCCCTACATCGCCTCTTTTGCCACAACCTAAGTTTTCTCATCATATTTATATCCAATTTGTGTATTAGTGTATTTGAGATTTTGTTGAAAGAAGTATCGCAATGCATCGACCGAAATCCATCAAATGATTAATCCTTATTTGTGGACTAGGTGCAAATTTAGTATGTAGCATATGTGACCTTACTGTATCAGTTTCAAAATATACAATATTTATAATGCTTATgatcaaggttctaaaaagctctACATGGCTTCACCATGACGCGCCATGGCTCTAAGGCTTGTACTTGACGTCACATTTTAACAAAATGTCGCCTTAAGTCATAcgtatataaaaatgaataatcgtAGAAAATATATATCAAATTACTAATTGCAAAAAAAATTGTTGTCTTAAGTCACACCTTACAAACGACATAGCTCGCTACAACTCATACAAACTTGAGGTTTGATATTACCGTCAAAGTCACGTCTAACATTAATTAGAACCTTGCTAATGATTGAGTTTTGTGTGCCTTTTATATGTTTAGTGACTCAACTCAATTTTTGCCGTGGTTGGCTTACGAATATTCGAATATATCTCCCTCGTTTACCTTGGCCAAGCCTGAAAACTAACAAGTGAAATAcatataacggctagggtttcatattattatcaaagagaagtaCAAATACGATGAAAAGGAAAGACATAATATATAGACaagctaattagggtttcctagcgaaAAGGCCCAATCATAAAACTCAATACAAAATAAAGCCCAAAATCTTATTAGCCTAACATCCCCCTTCAAACTCACAATGCAACAACAATAAGCATTGAGAGTTTGTCAGACAGAAAATGGAATCGAGGAGCAGTCAACGGCATCATAAGAATATCAGCAATCTGCAAAGAGGAAAGAACATAAGGAAGGGAGATAGTGCCCTTCTGGAGATGATGACGTGTGAAATGACAGTCAATCTCAATGTGCTTTGTGCGCTCATGAAACACTGAATTGTTGGTAATCATTATCGCACTCTCATTATCACAATACAAAGGGGTAGGCTGAGACATGTGAACGCCCATATCTTCAAGAAGCCATGTCAACCAAACAATCTCACAAGTGGAGATAGCCATGGCTCGATACTCAAATTCTGTAGAAGATCGAGAAACAACatcttgtttcttgcttttccatgatatcaatgaatctccaagaaaaACACAATACCCAGTAGTGGACTTACGATCATAAATATCACTATGCCAATCTGCATCACTATAGGCACGCAAATCAAGAGAGCATGAAGAAGGAAACATAAGAGTGAGGAACTGAGTACCACGTAAATATCTCAAAATACGAAGAACAGCTCCCCAATGAACAGTAGTAGGAGCAGTGACAAACTGGCTAACCACATGAACTGCATGAGCAATATCCGGTCTAGTGACAGTCAGGTAAACCAAACTCCCAACAATGGTACGATAAAGACTTGGATATGATAATGGGACACTATCAGTTGGAGAGTACTTTGCATTACTCTCTATAGGCGTATCAACTGTTCGATTATCCGTGAGTCGTGCACGTTCAAACAAATCTGAAATATACTTCTTTTGAGATAAAAGATAACCCTTTAGAGATTGAGAAACTTCAATCCCCAAGAAATAACGAAGTAATCCCAAGTCTTTCATAGCAAAACGGTGAGCCAAATCACACTTTAAAGACTCTATACCATCATGATCATAACCGGTAATAatcatgtcatcgacatataaggaAAGAATAATCTGACCTGCATTCGTACATCGAATAAATAGAGCCGAATCATCGTTACTTGGTTGAAAACCAAAAGAAGTAATCACCGTAgaaaatttctcaaaccaagcacgaggggcttgtttgaggccatatagagcCTTCCGAAGTCGACAAACTTCACCTGGTCGGTGAGCAATACCAGGGGGAGGAGACATGTATACTTCTTCATGAAGATCACCATTCAAGAAAgcattcttgacatccatttgataaatctTCCATTGGCGAATGGAACAAACTGCAATCAAGGTGCGAACAGTCGTCAtttttgcaacaggagcaaaCGTTACCATACTTTTGCGCGTACCCTTTCGCAACAAGTCTAGCATTATAACGCTCAACGGATCCATCAGACtttgttttgattttataaaCCCAACGAAAACCAATTGTGTGTTTTCCAGGTGGAAGCGGAACCAGATCCCATGTATGAGTCTGATAAAGAGCTGCAAGTTCCTCAGCCATAGCGGTCTGCCAAAGGGGATTAGAAATGGCCTCTTTGTAGGATGTTGGCTCAGAGAGACGATGTACATTAGCAATAAAATAGGAAAAAGCCGTTGAGTAAGAGGAATAGACAAATTCAGGAAGCTTTGTGGACTTCTTATTACGATAAGGTCTCGATGGAGGGGGGGTCTTGATGATTTGTAGACAGAGGATCAACGATAGGTGCTGGATCATCCACATGTGGTGGATCAGTAGCAAGTGGTGGATCAGTGACATGTGGTGGATCATCAATGTCAATGCTAAACGGATCAATAGTACGGAGCTCCTCTCGGGTTGCATCATGTGACTGAACAGGAATGCTATGTAATGGAATAAGCTCCAAAAAGGTGACATTGCGAGATACATACAGTTTCTGATTTGAAGGATCGTAGCATCGATAACCTCTCTGACCAATACCATATCCCAGAAAAACACAAAGAGCTTATTTTGAAGACAACTTATCACTCTCTACATGAGGCTTCAA is part of the Lactuca sativa cultivar Salinas chromosome 7, Lsat_Salinas_v11, whole genome shotgun sequence genome and harbors:
- the LOC111914151 gene encoding 60S ribosomal protein L18a-like protein produces the protein MSEPGKDYYQDQQQPPYEYGTFQGVQNYPPPPPVIGFPQPIPPPGVSGGPSVNHYVHGYQAFPGYAVAEGRPVRQRRLPCCGIGIAWLLFIIGFFMAAIPWYIGAFILMCARYDHREKPGYIACLIAAIIVTIGVIFGVTSDDYDWDW